The Kluyvera intermedia genome includes the window GGTGTGGGCTGGATTTTTGAATATGCGCTGGTGGATAAAAGCGGCAAGCACGATCTCTCTGAACTGCGTTCATTACAGGACTGGTTCCTCAAATACGAGCTGAAAACCATCCCCAACGTGGCGGAAGTGGCTTCGGTAGGCGGCGTGGTGAAACAGTACCAGGTGCAGGTCGACCCGCTGAAACTTGCCCAGTACGGTATCAGCTTAAGTGAAGTAAAGCAGGCGTTGACCACCTCCAACCAGGAAGCTGGTGGTTCATCGGTAGAGATTGCCGAAGCGGAATATATGGTGCGGGCGACGGGTTATCTTGCAAGCCTGGAAGATTTTAACCACATCGTATTAAAAGCCGGAGAGAACGGCGTACCGGTGTATTTAAAAGACGTCGCGCGGGTGCAGATAGGCCCGGAGATGCGCCGTGGCATCGCCGAGTTTAACGGTGAGGGCGAAGTCGCGGGCGGCGTGGTACTGCTGCGATCCGGCAAGAACGCGCGTGAAGTGATTACGGCGGTCAAAGAGAAACTCGCCTCGTTGCAAAAAAGCCTGCCGGCGGGCGTTGAAGTGGTGACCACCTACGACCGTAGCCAACTTATCGATCGGGCTATCGACAACCTGCGCTCAAAGTTGATTGAAGAATTTATTGTGGTCGCCGTGGTCTGTGCGCTGTTCCTCTGGCATCTGCGTTCGGCGCTGGTGGCGATCGTCTCTCTGCCGCTGGGGCTGTGCATTGCCTTTATCGTTATGCATTTCCAGGGGCTAAACGCCAATATCATGTCGCTGGGTGGTATCGCTATCGCGGTGGGGGCGATGGTGGATGCGGCGATCGTGATGATCGAAAACGCCCATAAACGGCTCGAACACTGGCAGGAGGCACATCCAGAAGCGCAGATGGATAACGCCACGCGCTGGAAAGAGATCACTGATGCTGCCGTAGAAGTCGGGCCTGCGTTGTTTATCAGCCTGCTGATCATTACGCTGTCGTTCATTCCCATCTTCACCCTTGAAGGGCAGGAAGGGCGACTGTTTGGCCCACTGGCCTTCACTAAAACCTACGCTATGGCGGGCGCGGCGGCACTGGCTGTCGTGGTGATCCCAATCCTGATGGGCTTTTGGATCAAAGGTAAGATCCCGGCGGAGGCGAGCAACCCGCTCAACCGTTTTCTGATTGCGCTCTACCATCCGCTACTGCTGAAAGTGCTGCGCTGGCCGAAGATGACGCTGCTGGTGGCGCTGCTCTCAATCTTCACCGTGCTGTGGCCGCTCAGTAAAGTTGGCGGTGAATTTCTGCCGAAGATTAACGAAGGCGATCTGCTGTATATGCCCTCGACGCTACCGGGCATTTCACCGGGGCAGGCGGCAGTGTTGTTACAGCAAACCGACAAGCTGATTAAAACGGTGCCCGAAGTTGCCTCGGTATTTGGTAAATCAGGCAAGGCGGAAACGGCAACCGACTCCGCGCCGCTGGAGATGATTGAAACCACCATCCAATTGAAGCCGCAGGATCAATGGCGGCCGGGGATGACAATTGACAAGATCATCGACGAACTCGACGCCACCGTGCGCCTGCCGGGGCTGGCAAACCTGTGGGTACCGCCGATTCGTAACCGCATTGATATGCTCTCCACCGGCATTAAAAGCCCGATTGGTATCAAGGTGTCGGGCACAACGCTTGCCGATATTGACGCCGCGGCACAGCAGATTGAAACGGTGGCAAAAACGGTACCGGGCGTGGTCTCCGCGTTGGCGGAGCGGCTGACGGGTGGGCGTTATATTGATGTCGATATCAACCGCGAGAAGGCCGCACGCTATGGCATGACCGTGGGTGATGTGCAGCTGTTTGTCTCGTCGGCCATCGGCGGTGCGACGATAGGTGAGACAGTCGAAGGCGTGGCGCGTTACCCGATTAATATTCGCTATCCGCAGGGTTTGCGCGACAGCCCGACGGCGCTGCGCGAACTGCCAATTCTGACACCAGCAAAGCAGCAGATCACACTGGGTGATGTGGCGCAGGTGGCGGTGGTTTCTGGCCCAACAATGTTGAAAACCGAAAACGCCCGTCCGGCGAGCTGGATCTACATCGATGCGCGTGATCGCGATATGGTGTCGGTGGTGCATGACCTGCAAACCGCCATTAGCCAGAATGTGACCCTGAAGCCAGGCACCAGCGTGGCGTTCTCCGGTCAGTTTGAGCTGCTGGAACACGCCAACAAAAAGCTCAAACTGATGGTGCCGATGACGGTGATGATTATCTTCATCCTGCTGTATCTGGCTTTCAGGCGGGGAGAAGAGGCGCTGCTGATCCTGATGAGTCTGCCGTTTGCGCTGGTGGGCGGTATCTGGTTCATTTATTGGCAGGATTTCCATATGTCGGTGGCTACCGGAACCGGGTTTATCGCGCTGGCGGGCGTAGCAGCAGAGTTTGGGGTGGTGATGTTGATGTACCTGCGTCATGCCGTGGAAGCCGACCCGATGCTGCGAAGTGCGCAAACCTTTAGCGAAGCGCGGCTGGATGCGGCGTTGTATCACGGTGCAGTCCTGCGCGTGCGGCCTAAAGCGATGACGGTCGCCGTGATTATTGCCGGTCTATTACCCATCCTCTGGGGAACCGGTGCCGGTTCTGAAGTGATGAGCCGCATTGCCGCGCCGATGATTGGCGGCATGATCACCGCGCCGCTGCTATCGTTGTTTATTATTCCTGCAGCTTATAAATTGATAGAAATACAGCGCAATAAACGCAAAGGATAACGGCCGCTGGCTGCGTTTTGCCGTATCGTATTAGACCTTGTTGCATCCCCAGCGGCGCTACAATTAGGATACTGATCTTGTAGCCCGGCCAAGCGCAGCGCCGCCGGGAGAACACGGAGCGAAAATATGCACAACGTACTCATCACCGGTGCCACCGGCCTAGTCGGTGGGCACTTACTTAACCTACTGCGTCGAGAATCGCAGGTCGAATCCATCACCGCACCCACGCGGCATCCCCTGGAACACGCTTTCGGCATCGCGAATCCCCATCACCCTGATCTCACTGAGGCGCTGGCGCAGGTCTCAACACCGATAGACACCGTCTTTTGTTGCCTGGGAACCACCCAGCGTGAAGCTGGTTCGAAGTCAGCGTTTACTCACGTAGATTACGATCTGGTACTGGAAACCGCGCAGACCGGCTTACGGCTTGGCGCACAGCAAATGCTGGTGGTCAGCGCGATGGGCGCAAATACTCAATCGCCGTTCTTTTACAATCGGGTGAAAGGTGAAATGGAAGCCGCGCTGATTGCCCAAGGGTGGCCGAGATTAACGCTTGCTCGTCCTTCCATGCTGCTGGGTGAACGCGGTTCGCCGCGCCTGAGCGAGCGCCTGCTGGGGCCGTTATTTAGTCTGCTGCCGGGGAACTGGAAGTCAATCAACGCAGAAGATGTGGCAAAAGCGATGCTGATGACGGCGAAGAATCCGGGCACGGTGCCGGTTACAATATTGACGTCAAGACAGCTTAGAGAAATGGCCCGGCAGTGAATCTGCCGGGCAGTATTATCACTGAATAAAGGTAAACGCAGTGGTCACGCGCTTAACACCGCTGACGCGGCTGGCGATATCGGCGGCCGCTTTACCTTCACGGTCGGTGACCAGACCCATCAGGAACACTTCGCCGTTCTCCGTCGTCACCTTCACGTTTGAGGATTTCACCTGATCGCTCGTTAATAGCTGAGAGCGAACTTTGGTGGTGATCCACGTGTCGGAAGACGAGGTGCCAAGGCTGATTGGCTGGCCCTGACGCACTTCGTTGAACACCTCGGTTGTGCCATCAACGCCAACGGCAATCTGTTTCGCACGAGCGGCGAGACTGAGATC containing:
- a CDS encoding CusA/CzcA family heavy metal efflux RND transporter, which gives rise to MIEWIIRRSVANRFLVMMGVLFLGLWGGWTIVNTPVDALPDLSDVQVIVKTSYPGQAPQIVENQVTYPLTTTMLSVPGAKTVRGFSQFGDSYVYVIFEDGTDLYWARSRVLEYLNQVQGKLPQGVSSEIGPDATGVGWIFEYALVDKSGKHDLSELRSLQDWFLKYELKTIPNVAEVASVGGVVKQYQVQVDPLKLAQYGISLSEVKQALTTSNQEAGGSSVEIAEAEYMVRATGYLASLEDFNHIVLKAGENGVPVYLKDVARVQIGPEMRRGIAEFNGEGEVAGGVVLLRSGKNAREVITAVKEKLASLQKSLPAGVEVVTTYDRSQLIDRAIDNLRSKLIEEFIVVAVVCALFLWHLRSALVAIVSLPLGLCIAFIVMHFQGLNANIMSLGGIAIAVGAMVDAAIVMIENAHKRLEHWQEAHPEAQMDNATRWKEITDAAVEVGPALFISLLIITLSFIPIFTLEGQEGRLFGPLAFTKTYAMAGAAALAVVVIPILMGFWIKGKIPAEASNPLNRFLIALYHPLLLKVLRWPKMTLLVALLSIFTVLWPLSKVGGEFLPKINEGDLLYMPSTLPGISPGQAAVLLQQTDKLIKTVPEVASVFGKSGKAETATDSAPLEMIETTIQLKPQDQWRPGMTIDKIIDELDATVRLPGLANLWVPPIRNRIDMLSTGIKSPIGIKVSGTTLADIDAAAQQIETVAKTVPGVVSALAERLTGGRYIDVDINREKAARYGMTVGDVQLFVSSAIGGATIGETVEGVARYPINIRYPQGLRDSPTALRELPILTPAKQQITLGDVAQVAVVSGPTMLKTENARPASWIYIDARDRDMVSVVHDLQTAISQNVTLKPGTSVAFSGQFELLEHANKKLKLMVPMTVMIIFILLYLAFRRGEEALLILMSLPFALVGGIWFIYWQDFHMSVATGTGFIALAGVAAEFGVVMLMYLRHAVEADPMLRSAQTFSEARLDAALYHGAVLRVRPKAMTVAVIIAGLLPILWGTGAGSEVMSRIAAPMIGGMITAPLLSLFIIPAAYKLIEIQRNKRKG
- a CDS encoding NAD-dependent epimerase/dehydratase family protein encodes the protein MHNVLITGATGLVGGHLLNLLRRESQVESITAPTRHPLEHAFGIANPHHPDLTEALAQVSTPIDTVFCCLGTTQREAGSKSAFTHVDYDLVLETAQTGLRLGAQQMLVVSAMGANTQSPFFYNRVKGEMEAALIAQGWPRLTLARPSMLLGERGSPRLSERLLGPLFSLLPGNWKSINAEDVAKAMLMTAKNPGTVPVTILTSRQLREMARQ
- the dolP gene encoding division/outer membrane stress-associated lipid-binding lipoprotein, whose product is MKVIPALAVLVSALLLQGCIAAAVVGTAAVGTKAATDPRTVGTQVDDSTLEVRVNSALSKDAQIKKEARINVTAYQGKVLLTGQAPDLSLAARAKQIAVGVDGTTEVFNEVRQGQPISLGTSSSDTWITTKVRSQLLTSDQVKSSNVKVTTENGEVFLMGLVTDREGKAAADIASRVSGVKRVTTAFTFIQ